The following proteins come from a genomic window of Paenibacillus spongiae:
- a CDS encoding glycosyltransferase family 2 protein, whose amino-acid sequence MSIKVSVVIPVFNSEKFLVPCIESLLNQTLKDCEFLFVNDGSQDNSQSIIETYMQADNRIKLINQANQGVSTARNTGLAASLGEYVGFVDADDTVEPDMYAVLYRAAKQDNCDVVISNFESEMEGHKVTVAYTFPTDTKLNRSFIEQEIMIHFIKEENLNSVCNKLFRNSVIQENSLQFPDAVALGEDERFNIRFFSLANTMKYINYTGYHYREVAGSATRDILTKDYFGRALEAYKRENPELAALQIDPYRISSLRSIKLMNSVMSFIYMYFKPTAEVGFFKRYGYVRRMINDPHVRNALPIYYKEVYESLGMYHRFMFSMIKRRFTPGLYFAAAYSRLRSSK is encoded by the coding sequence ATGAGCATTAAAGTAAGTGTCGTCATCCCTGTGTTTAATTCGGAGAAATTCCTTGTCCCTTGCATAGAATCGCTGCTTAATCAGACGCTCAAGGACTGCGAATTTCTATTCGTGAATGACGGATCGCAGGACAACAGCCAATCGATCATCGAGACCTACATGCAGGCGGACAATCGGATCAAGCTGATCAATCAAGCCAATCAAGGGGTTAGCACGGCGAGGAATACGGGGCTGGCTGCCTCGCTTGGAGAATATGTGGGATTTGTGGATGCGGATGATACCGTAGAACCGGATATGTACGCCGTGCTGTACCGCGCGGCTAAACAGGATAACTGCGATGTGGTGATATCGAACTTTGAAAGCGAGATGGAAGGGCATAAAGTTACGGTCGCTTACACGTTTCCTACCGACACCAAACTGAATCGATCGTTTATTGAGCAAGAAATTATGATCCATTTTATAAAAGAAGAAAACTTAAATTCAGTATGCAATAAATTATTCCGTAATTCTGTTATTCAAGAAAACAGCTTGCAATTCCCGGATGCGGTAGCCCTTGGTGAGGATGAACGATTTAATATAAGGTTTTTCAGTCTTGCAAACACCATGAAGTACATAAATTATACGGGCTATCATTATAGAGAAGTAGCTGGTAGTGCAACAAGAGATATTTTGACTAAAGACTACTTTGGTCGGGCCCTAGAAGCCTATAAACGAGAAAACCCTGAGCTGGCTGCACTTCAAATCGATCCCTATCGCATTAGTAGTCTTCGTTCCATAAAGCTCATGAACAGCGTTATGTCTTTCATCTATATGTACTTTAAACCAACCGCGGAGGTTGGTTTCTTTAAAAGGTATGGGTATGTTCGGAGGATGATTAACGATCCTCATGTCCGAAATGCACTGCCGATTTACTACAAAGAGGTTTATGAATCATTAGGCATGTATCACCGATTTATGTTTAGCATGATTAAAAGGCGCTTTACGCCAGGCTTGTATTTTGCGGCAGCATATAGTCGATTGAGAAGCAGTAAATAG